One window of the Nocardia huaxiensis genome contains the following:
- the ettA gene encoding energy-dependent translational throttle protein EttA, with protein MAEFIYQMTKVRKAHGDKVVLDNVTLNFLPGAKIGVVGPNGAGKSSVLKIMAGLDQPNNGDAWLAPGATVGILMQEPELNEEKTVRGNVEEGLGEVKVKLDRFNEIAELMATDYSDELMEEMGKLQEYLDHADAWDIDSQLEQAMDALRCPPPEEPVTNLSGGERRRVALCKLLLSKPDLLLLDEPTNHLDAESVLWLEQFLANYAGAVLAVTHDRYFLDNVAGWILELDRGKTFPYEGNYSTYLEKKAERLEVQGKKDQKLQKRLKEELAWVRSGAKARQAKNKARLGRYEEMAAEAEKMRKLDFEEIQIPAGPRLGNIVVEVNNLDKGFGDRQLIKDLSFTLPRNGIVGVIGPNGVGKSTLFKTIVGLESPDSGEVKVGETVKLSYVDQNRAGIDPNKTVWQVVSDGLDFIQVGNQEMPSRAYVSAFGFKGPDQQKPAGVLSGGERNRLNLALTLKQGGNLILLDEPTNDLDVETLSSLENALENFAGCSVVISHDRWFLDRTCTHILAWEGTDDNPAAWFWFEGNFEAYEANKIERLGPEAARPHRVTHRKLTRG; from the coding sequence ATGGCTGAGTTCATTTACCAGATGACGAAGGTTCGAAAGGCGCATGGCGACAAGGTCGTGCTCGACAATGTGACCTTGAACTTCCTTCCGGGCGCGAAGATCGGTGTCGTCGGTCCGAACGGTGCCGGTAAGTCGAGCGTGCTGAAGATCATGGCGGGACTGGACCAGCCGAACAATGGTGATGCCTGGCTGGCGCCGGGCGCCACCGTTGGCATCCTCATGCAGGAGCCGGAGCTCAATGAGGAGAAGACGGTTCGCGGCAATGTCGAGGAGGGCCTCGGCGAGGTCAAGGTGAAGCTGGACCGCTTCAACGAGATCGCCGAACTCATGGCCACCGATTACTCCGACGAGCTCATGGAAGAGATGGGCAAGCTGCAGGAGTACCTCGACCACGCCGATGCCTGGGATATCGACTCCCAGCTCGAGCAGGCCATGGACGCACTGCGCTGCCCGCCGCCGGAGGAGCCGGTCACCAACCTCTCCGGTGGTGAGCGCCGTCGTGTCGCGCTGTGCAAGCTGCTGCTGAGCAAGCCCGACCTGCTGCTGCTCGACGAGCCCACCAACCACCTCGACGCCGAATCCGTGCTGTGGCTCGAGCAGTTCCTCGCCAACTACGCGGGCGCCGTGCTGGCCGTCACCCACGACCGGTACTTCCTCGACAACGTGGCCGGCTGGATCCTCGAGCTCGACCGCGGCAAGACCTTCCCGTACGAGGGCAACTACTCCACCTACCTGGAGAAGAAGGCCGAGCGGCTCGAGGTCCAGGGCAAGAAGGACCAGAAGCTGCAGAAGCGCCTCAAGGAAGAACTGGCGTGGGTGCGCTCGGGCGCCAAGGCGCGGCAGGCCAAGAACAAGGCCCGCCTCGGCCGCTACGAGGAGATGGCCGCCGAAGCCGAGAAGATGCGCAAGTTGGACTTCGAGGAGATCCAGATCCCCGCGGGTCCGCGCCTGGGCAATATCGTGGTCGAGGTCAACAACCTGGACAAGGGCTTCGGCGACCGCCAGCTCATCAAGGATCTGTCGTTCACCTTGCCGCGCAACGGCATTGTCGGCGTCATCGGCCCGAACGGTGTCGGTAAGTCGACACTGTTCAAGACCATTGTCGGCCTGGAGAGCCCGGACAGCGGTGAGGTGAAGGTCGGCGAGACGGTCAAGCTGAGCTACGTCGACCAGAACCGCGCCGGCATCGACCCGAACAAGACGGTGTGGCAGGTGGTGTCCGACGGGCTGGACTTCATCCAGGTCGGCAACCAGGAAATGCCTTCCCGCGCTTACGTTTCGGCGTTCGGTTTCAAGGGCCCGGATCAGCAGAAGCCGGCCGGCGTGCTCTCCGGTGGTGAACGCAACCGCCTCAACCTGGCGCTCACCCTCAAGCAGGGCGGCAATCTGATCCTGCTCGACGAGCCGACCAACGACCTCGACGTCGAAACCTTGTCCTCGCTGGAGAACGCGCTCGAGAATTTCGCGGGCTGCTCCGTGGTCATCTCCCACGACCGCTGGTTCCTCGACCGCACCTGCACGCACATCCTGGCGTGGGAGGGCACCGACGACAACCCGGCCGCCTGGTTCTGGTTCGAGGGCAACTTCGAAGCCTACGAGGCCAACAAGATCGAGCGCCTGGGTCCGGAAGCGGCTCGCCCGCACCGGGTCACCCACCGCAAGCTCACCCGCGGGTAA
- the ssb gene encoding single-stranded DNA-binding protein — protein MYEANTAVVGRVVTHPTRRQLPNGEQVISFRLASTARRYDQNSGEWADAGTLYLTVSCWRKLVDGVEASLQRGDPVIAYGQLRSNEYTSRAGVERVDLEMRALALGPDLGRCHAPVQRKHFGEPPRPEPVQHPPTDDDRAGDPAIEHR, from the coding sequence ATGTACGAGGCGAATACGGCGGTGGTGGGGCGGGTGGTCACTCATCCGACGCGGCGGCAGTTGCCGAACGGGGAGCAGGTGATCAGTTTCCGGCTGGCGAGTACCGCGCGTCGGTACGATCAGAACAGTGGGGAGTGGGCCGATGCTGGCACGCTGTATCTGACGGTGAGTTGCTGGCGCAAGTTGGTGGACGGGGTGGAGGCGTCGCTGCAGCGCGGTGATCCGGTTATCGCCTATGGTCAGCTGCGCTCGAACGAGTACACCAGCCGCGCTGGGGTGGAGCGGGTGGACCTCGAGATGCGGGCGCTGGCATTGGGGCCCGACCTGGGGCGATGCCATGCCCCGGTGCAGCGCAAACACTTCGGTGAGCCGCCTCGCCCGGAGCCCGTGCAACACCCGCCGACCGATGATGACCGCGCCGGAGATCCGGCAATCGAACACAGATAG
- a CDS encoding threonine/serine dehydratase, giving the protein MIDVAPATRKPKRLYRSDVRQARRLLRGHIRKTPVFHTEILGPRGLVPVTLKMEHLQHGGTFKVRGCLNALLQAQRGTSSVVVASSGNAGIAAALASAVRGLTCTVVVPESASHTKVAAMWSHGAEVLWHGTTYAEAHRYATQLATERGAMQLHAYDQPAIVTGAGVVGLEIEEQVRGRPPVLVAVGGGGLVAGVSVALGLRGRVIGVEPQGAPTLHAALSAGHPVDVHVASVASDALGANRIGDIAMEVAQRYDVRSLLVTDDAIVMAREYLWREFRIVVEPAGATAVAAIQSGAYQPQPGERPVVVLCGANTDLATL; this is encoded by the coding sequence GTGATTGACGTCGCCCCGGCGACCCGGAAACCCAAGCGACTGTATCGATCCGACGTCCGGCAGGCACGACGGCTGCTGCGCGGGCACATTCGCAAGACACCGGTCTTCCACACCGAGATCCTCGGCCCGCGCGGGCTGGTTCCGGTGACCTTGAAGATGGAGCATCTGCAGCACGGCGGGACCTTCAAGGTGCGCGGATGTTTGAACGCCCTGCTGCAGGCGCAGCGCGGGACCAGCAGCGTGGTGGTGGCGTCCAGCGGAAACGCCGGCATCGCCGCCGCGCTGGCCAGTGCGGTGCGCGGGTTGACCTGCACCGTCGTGGTCCCGGAATCGGCCTCGCACACCAAAGTGGCGGCCATGTGGTCGCACGGGGCCGAAGTGCTGTGGCACGGAACGACTTACGCGGAAGCGCACCGGTACGCCACGCAGCTCGCCACCGAACGCGGCGCCATGCAACTGCACGCCTACGACCAGCCCGCGATCGTCACCGGCGCCGGAGTGGTCGGTTTGGAGATCGAGGAGCAGGTGCGGGGGAGACCACCGGTGCTGGTGGCCGTCGGCGGCGGGGGCCTCGTCGCGGGCGTCTCGGTGGCCTTGGGGCTGCGCGGGCGCGTGATCGGCGTCGAACCGCAGGGCGCGCCCACGCTGCACGCGGCACTCTCCGCCGGTCACCCGGTCGACGTGCATGTGGCCAGTGTGGCCTCGGATGCCTTGGGAGCCAACCGGATCGGCGACATCGCCATGGAGGTCGCGCAGCGGTACGACGTGCGATCGCTACTGGTGACCGACGACGCGATCGTCATGGCTCGCGAATATCTGTGGCGGGAGTTCCGCATCGTGGTCGAACCGGCCGGGGCGACCGCCGTGGCCGCCATCCAGAGCGGCGCGTACCAGCCACAGCCGGGGGAGCGGCCGGTGGTCGTCCTGTGCGGGGCCAATACCGATCTCGCCACGCTATAG
- a CDS encoding cytochrome c oxidase assembly protein — translation MSSSLDPSAETRVEVNRWGSGGTFAVLAAMGVAVSAVVAALVVGLSASQALTLLGIPDPGPLTTYGLPAVRAIADLAAALSVGSLVFAAFFVPPQENGLLDVGGFRALRRAGNFALVWAGASALLVPLTLSDTTGQPFLDSLRPEAVWRAADQVDVAGSWRLTIFFVLALAIGCRVALRWGWTPVLLWWSIICLLPVALTGHSAAGGSHDVATNSLILHLLAACFWVGGLFAVLAYAFRDGKYTALAVRRFSKVATVAFVVIAISGVINAWVRVPWDDLFTTTYGQLVLAKTAALAVLGIIGFAQRQKALPALEADPQDRGALIRFASVEALIFAATIGLAVGLGRTPPPELRTVPTPAEVEIGYNLAGPPTAARVAFDWRFDLIFGTLAIVLAVLYLRGVLRLRRRGDAWPVGRTIAWLSGCVVLLIATSSGIGRYAPAMFSMHMVQHMMLSMLAPILFALGGPVLLALRAIKPAGKGQPPGPREWILAAVHNPVSRFMTQPVVASVFFVAGFYALYLGGIFDKFVDSHGAHLLMNTHFLLSGYLFYWVVIGIDPKPRQVEPLTKVGMVFGSLPFHAFFGIALMGMNTVLGGWFYRSLDLGWNGNLLDDQHTGGSLAWASGEIPLVVVMLALLIQWSRSDNRLATRLDRAADRDDDAELAAYNAMYAELARRDREVRK, via the coding sequence ATGTCGTCGTCGCTGGACCCGTCCGCTGAAACACGTGTCGAGGTGAATCGGTGGGGGTCCGGTGGGACGTTCGCGGTGCTCGCCGCGATGGGGGTTGCGGTGTCTGCGGTGGTCGCGGCGCTGGTGGTGGGGTTGTCGGCGTCGCAGGCGCTGACGCTGCTGGGGATCCCGGATCCGGGGCCGCTGACCACGTACGGGTTGCCGGCGGTGCGGGCCATCGCTGACCTCGCGGCGGCGTTGAGCGTCGGGTCGCTGGTGTTCGCGGCGTTCTTCGTGCCGCCGCAGGAGAACGGGCTGCTCGATGTGGGCGGGTTCCGGGCGCTGCGGCGCGCGGGGAATTTCGCGCTGGTGTGGGCGGGGGCGTCGGCGCTGCTGGTGCCGCTCACGCTGTCGGACACCACCGGGCAACCTTTCCTCGACTCGCTGCGCCCCGAGGCGGTGTGGCGTGCCGCGGATCAGGTCGATGTGGCCGGATCCTGGCGGCTGACAATCTTTTTCGTGCTGGCGCTGGCCATCGGCTGCCGAGTGGCGTTGCGCTGGGGCTGGACTCCGGTGCTGCTGTGGTGGTCGATCATCTGCCTGCTGCCGGTCGCGCTGACCGGGCATTCGGCGGCGGGCGGGTCGCACGATGTGGCGACCAACAGCCTCATCCTGCATCTGCTGGCGGCGTGTTTCTGGGTGGGCGGACTGTTCGCGGTACTGGCCTACGCGTTCCGGGACGGGAAGTACACGGCGCTGGCGGTGCGCCGATTCTCCAAGGTCGCGACCGTGGCATTCGTGGTGATCGCGATCAGCGGCGTCATCAATGCCTGGGTCCGGGTGCCGTGGGACGACCTGTTCACCACCACGTACGGGCAGCTGGTGCTGGCCAAGACGGCGGCACTGGCGGTGCTCGGCATCATCGGATTCGCGCAGCGGCAGAAGGCGCTTCCGGCGCTGGAGGCCGACCCGCAGGATCGCGGCGCGCTGATCCGGTTCGCGAGTGTCGAGGCACTGATCTTCGCGGCCACCATCGGACTGGCCGTCGGTCTCGGCCGCACCCCGCCGCCGGAGTTGCGGACCGTGCCCACGCCCGCGGAAGTCGAGATCGGCTACAACCTGGCCGGGCCGCCGACCGCCGCGCGGGTGGCCTTCGACTGGCGCTTCGACCTCATCTTCGGCACGCTCGCCATCGTGCTGGCCGTGCTGTATCTGCGGGGCGTGCTCCGGCTGCGCCGCCGCGGCGACGCGTGGCCGGTGGGGCGGACCATCGCCTGGCTCTCCGGATGCGTGGTGCTGCTCATCGCCACCAGCTCCGGCATCGGCCGCTACGCGCCGGCCATGTTCAGCATGCACATGGTGCAGCACATGATGCTGTCGATGCTCGCGCCGATTTTGTTCGCGCTCGGCGGACCGGTGCTGCTGGCGTTGCGAGCCATCAAGCCGGCGGGCAAGGGACAGCCGCCCGGACCGCGCGAATGGATTCTGGCCGCCGTGCACAATCCGGTGTCGCGCTTCATGACTCAGCCCGTGGTGGCGTCGGTGTTCTTCGTGGCCGGGTTCTACGCGCTGTACCTGGGCGGCATCTTCGACAAATTCGTCGACTCGCACGGCGCGCACCTATTGATGAACACGCACTTCCTGCTCAGCGGCTACCTCTTCTACTGGGTGGTCATCGGCATCGACCCCAAGCCGCGTCAGGTGGAGCCGCTCACCAAGGTGGGCATGGTGTTCGGGTCGCTGCCCTTCCACGCCTTCTTCGGCATCGCGCTCATGGGCATGAATACCGTGCTGGGCGGCTGGTTCTACCGCTCGCTGGACCTCGGCTGGAACGGCAACCTGCTCGACGACCAGCACACCGGCGGCAGCCTCGCCTGGGCCAGTGGTGAGATCCCGCTCGTCGTGGTCATGCTGGCCCTGCTCATCCAATGGTCGCGCAGCGACAACCGCCTGGCCACCCGGCTCGACCGCGCCGCCGACCGGGACGACGACGCGGAGCTGGCCGCGTACAACGCCATGTACGCCGAGCTGGCCCGGCGTGATCGAGAGGTACGCAAGTGA
- a CDS encoding WXG100 family type VII secretion target has product MSRRFTVDVDHLDRAALQLTGLADFVEDQLDGLDGQVSALTGNWNGAAAQAFDDAYAQWVTAAREFVASIRAASDTVRQAHDRFIAAAELNRRMT; this is encoded by the coding sequence ATGAGCCGCAGGTTCACCGTCGACGTCGATCATCTCGATCGAGCCGCACTTCAGCTGACAGGATTGGCCGATTTCGTCGAAGACCAACTCGACGGGCTCGACGGCCAAGTATCGGCTCTCACCGGAAACTGGAACGGCGCCGCCGCCCAGGCATTCGACGACGCGTACGCCCAATGGGTCACAGCAGCACGGGAATTCGTCGCCAGCATCCGCGCTGCCAGTGACACAGTGCGACAAGCCCACGACCGGTTTATCGCGGCCGCTGAGCTCAACCGCCGGATGACGTAG
- a CDS encoding apolipoprotein A1/A4/E family protein, producing MGWEIDAKDYERAAKQCHDLATTVLSRVGGLHKELTGSCTGMAGDYSTTLQWISDYESATVKWVSTGTLLSDALNHYGDVLAAMAYNWDIVNQTLPVPDPPVPTAPSGNPYTLPHTAKGSNGDGLEIKGVGLSKVEPIPNGDTDKLLKAKDQAWLSQAVQSELATAGDRIKEIGYNFDHSAEDNVDDIKQKLKALQNAAEALADASELMESSVGEYGTTLGNLRSSIKQSLEQKISSVTVTVEPAKIRVVCAAPIFSKDLEDPVYTTVTTSKFSVVVISLPFAKLPDLDFHASQLQQVIAVKIILTEENSGAGDSGGGSSIPPPSLNAESEAYVRSKHYPGGSQNTVRKSTFHADEDPYALVAAAANSPAIDQGDGSYMRVVTVPDRYIGNESKMRGAAATQTYVVIQDRFGGVLTMHPAGDG from the coding sequence GTGGGCTGGGAGATCGATGCCAAAGACTATGAGCGTGCAGCTAAACAGTGTCACGATCTCGCGACGACCGTGCTCAGTCGCGTCGGCGGACTGCACAAGGAGCTCACCGGCTCGTGCACGGGTATGGCAGGCGACTACTCGACGACGCTGCAGTGGATCTCGGACTACGAGAGCGCCACAGTGAAATGGGTGTCGACCGGCACGTTGTTGTCGGACGCGCTGAACCACTACGGCGATGTCCTGGCGGCCATGGCCTACAACTGGGATATCGTCAACCAGACGCTGCCTGTTCCCGATCCTCCGGTCCCTACTGCCCCGAGCGGCAACCCGTATACGCTTCCGCACACCGCCAAGGGGTCGAACGGCGACGGACTGGAGATCAAGGGCGTCGGACTGTCGAAAGTCGAGCCGATCCCGAACGGCGACACCGACAAGCTTCTCAAAGCGAAGGACCAGGCATGGCTCTCGCAGGCGGTCCAATCCGAGCTGGCCACCGCCGGCGATCGCATCAAGGAAATTGGATACAACTTCGATCATTCCGCTGAAGACAATGTGGATGACATCAAGCAGAAGCTGAAGGCGCTGCAGAACGCTGCGGAGGCCCTTGCCGATGCCTCGGAGCTCATGGAGTCCTCGGTCGGGGAGTACGGCACGACCTTGGGGAATCTGCGGTCTTCGATCAAACAGAGTCTCGAACAGAAGATTTCGAGCGTGACGGTCACGGTCGAACCGGCCAAGATCCGCGTCGTCTGTGCTGCACCGATTTTCAGCAAGGATCTCGAGGATCCGGTCTACACGACCGTGACAACCAGCAAGTTCTCGGTGGTGGTGATCAGTCTGCCGTTCGCCAAATTGCCCGATCTCGATTTTCATGCGTCGCAGTTACAACAGGTTATCGCGGTTAAGATCATCTTGACGGAAGAGAACTCCGGCGCGGGCGACAGCGGGGGCGGAAGCAGTATCCCCCCACCAAGCCTGAATGCCGAGAGCGAGGCGTATGTGCGGTCGAAACACTATCCCGGTGGTTCGCAGAACACCGTAAGGAAGAGTACTTTTCATGCCGACGAGGACCCCTATGCGCTGGTCGCAGCGGCGGCGAACAGCCCGGCGATCGATCAAGGCGATGGCAGCTACATGCGGGTGGTCACGGTCCCCGACAGATACATCGGAAATGAGTCGAAAATGCGAGGCGCTGCGGCGACGCAAACATACGTCGTGATTCAGGACAGGTTCGGTGGAGTGCTGACCATGCACCCGGCAGGAGATGGGTAG
- a CDS encoding carotenoid oxygenase family protein, whose product MTISLGAYHAATAPLLDEHDYPITRIDGRLPEDLRGTLYRIGPGKHQVGKTLLHNIFDGDGMISRFALDGSSVRFRNRYVRTRHYEHGRHSDRIRYRGVGDQIPGGPLANIGRLPANVANTNIVNYAGGLLALWEMGNPHRIDPDSLETLGPTDFGGRLGFLGAFSAHPKWDPVTGDMYNFGLDLLPTPRIRTYRVDRTGRLHRLATIPMWDLPWNHDFALTSQYLVFVLDPILPNLTKIALATDSFIDSLEFKRAKGTRFLLVPRSGGRPRIIDHEALLHVHLTNAYDDGDDVVIELVRLDTEWDPFRAMTGMVNRDTAAPQFPDSRLMQYRITRRGTIIERQLSDSPGEFPQYDWRRGTRQHRYTYLAGAGGPAGLFNTILKIDHHTGRTTTCDLGSSSTGEPLFVPRTRTAPEDDGWLLTLNHNLPENRSQLVILDARDLESGPLATAWLDHHIPWGFHGTFTHAR is encoded by the coding sequence ATGACCATCAGCCTCGGCGCCTATCACGCAGCCACCGCACCCCTGCTCGACGAACACGACTACCCGATCACCCGCATCGACGGCCGCCTGCCCGAAGACCTGAGGGGTACTCTCTACCGCATCGGCCCCGGCAAGCATCAGGTGGGAAAAACCCTGCTGCACAATATCTTCGATGGTGACGGCATGATCTCCAGATTCGCCCTGGACGGCTCGTCGGTCCGCTTCCGCAACCGCTACGTGCGCACCCGCCACTACGAACACGGCCGGCACTCCGACCGCATCCGCTACCGCGGCGTCGGCGACCAGATCCCCGGCGGGCCACTCGCCAATATCGGCCGCCTCCCCGCCAATGTGGCCAACACCAATATCGTCAACTATGCGGGCGGCCTGCTCGCCCTCTGGGAAATGGGCAACCCACACCGCATCGACCCCGACTCGCTGGAAACCTTGGGCCCCACCGACTTCGGCGGCCGACTCGGCTTCCTCGGCGCCTTCTCCGCCCACCCGAAATGGGATCCCGTCACCGGCGACATGTACAACTTCGGCCTCGACCTCCTGCCCACCCCGCGCATCCGCACCTACCGGGTGGACCGCACCGGCCGCCTGCACCGCCTCGCCACCATCCCCATGTGGGACCTCCCCTGGAACCACGACTTCGCCCTGACTTCGCAGTACCTGGTCTTCGTCCTCGACCCGATCCTCCCGAATCTCACCAAGATCGCCCTGGCCACCGACTCGTTCATCGACTCCCTGGAATTCAAGCGCGCCAAGGGAACCCGCTTCCTACTCGTCCCCCGATCCGGCGGCCGCCCCCGCATCATCGACCACGAGGCCCTGCTCCACGTCCACCTCACCAACGCCTACGACGACGGCGACGACGTAGTCATCGAACTCGTCCGCCTGGACACCGAATGGGACCCCTTCCGCGCCATGACCGGCATGGTCAACCGCGACACCGCAGCCCCCCAATTCCCCGACTCCCGCCTCATGCAATACCGCATCACCCGCCGCGGCACCATCATCGAACGCCAACTCTCCGACAGCCCAGGCGAATTCCCCCAATACGACTGGCGCCGAGGCACCCGCCAACACCGCTACACCTACCTCGCCGGCGCAGGCGGCCCCGCCGGCCTCTTCAACACCATCCTCAAAATCGACCACCACACCGGCCGCACCACCACCTGCGACCTAGGCTCCAGCTCCACCGGCGAACCCCTCTTCGTCCCCCGCACCCGCACCGCCCCCGAAGACGACGGCTGGCTCCTCACCCTCAACCACAACCTCCCCGAAAACCGCTCCCAACTGGTCATACTCGACGCCCGCGACCTCGAGTCAGGCCCCCTCGCCACAGCATGGCTCGACCACCACATCCCCTGGGGCTTCCACGGCACCTTCACACACGCGCGCTAG
- a CDS encoding TetR/AcrR family transcriptional regulator produces the protein MPRPATARSYGGVSAEDRRAERRARLLAAARETWGEAGLFAVTVRGVCKQAGLTDRYFYEHFANRDELLAAVADALSEELLTILVQAGVTAPGSAEDKLHAALRAFLEAVAGDPRIHRIISTETGTVPALAQRRREVLTTIADLVVQNAPEAFPGDHDPDSLRRAALFVTGGVNQLIDGWLDGAIDLSADELALDCARLCVSVLERATRTGSFARDRR, from the coding sequence ATGCCCAGACCAGCGACCGCGCGCAGCTACGGCGGCGTCAGCGCCGAGGACCGCCGTGCCGAACGCCGCGCCCGGCTGCTCGCGGCTGCCCGCGAAACCTGGGGTGAGGCAGGGCTTTTCGCGGTCACCGTGCGCGGCGTCTGCAAACAGGCGGGTCTGACCGACCGCTACTTCTACGAGCACTTCGCCAATCGGGACGAGCTGCTGGCGGCCGTGGCCGACGCCCTGAGCGAGGAACTGCTCACGATCCTGGTGCAGGCCGGGGTCACCGCACCCGGCAGTGCCGAGGACAAGCTGCACGCGGCCCTGCGAGCATTCCTGGAAGCCGTCGCCGGTGATCCGCGCATTCACCGAATCATCTCCACCGAGACGGGCACGGTCCCGGCGCTGGCGCAACGCCGCCGCGAAGTGCTCACCACCATCGCCGATCTCGTGGTGCAGAACGCTCCCGAGGCGTTTCCGGGTGACCACGATCCGGACAGTCTGCGCCGCGCCGCGCTGTTCGTCACCGGCGGCGTCAATCAGCTCATCGACGGCTGGCTCGACGGCGCCATCGACCTGAGCGCGGACGAACTGGCCCTCGACTGCGCCCGCCTGTGCGTCAGCGTCCTCGAAAGGGCCACGCGGACTGGATCATTCGCCCGCGACCGGCGGTAA
- a CDS encoding GlxA family transcriptional regulator, with protein MDGRLVVVVGYHGVELLDIASVTSTLDMANRMGATPPYRMVLATQGGAAVECDSGLTLTAQQALEQINEVIDTLIVSGGLGHLDVAADERFVGHVRRLARQARRVASVCTGASVLAASGLLDGRRATTHWFYAKQLAAAYPKVHVDPEPIFVRHGHVATSGGVTSALDLTLAFIEEDHGAELARRISMGLVTYLRRPGDQAQVSVFVGNPEPAHRLVHRLVEHIQAHLAGDLSIEKLGAAVGLSQRHLTRLFVAELGDTPARYVRRARVEAAARLLTSTGLRLDEIAVQCGFGSAETLRQAFSAQFGTAPSVYRTRNRSRATPPA; from the coding sequence GTGGACGGACGACTTGTGGTCGTGGTCGGCTACCACGGGGTGGAGCTGCTCGACATCGCTTCGGTGACATCCACATTGGATATGGCCAATCGGATGGGCGCGACGCCGCCCTACCGCATGGTGCTGGCGACGCAGGGCGGCGCTGCGGTGGAGTGCGATTCGGGTTTGACGCTCACCGCCCAGCAGGCGCTCGAACAGATCAACGAGGTCATCGACACACTGATCGTCTCCGGCGGACTGGGCCATCTGGACGTCGCCGCCGACGAGCGCTTCGTCGGTCATGTGCGGCGGCTGGCCCGGCAGGCGCGCCGGGTGGCGTCGGTGTGCACGGGCGCGAGCGTGCTGGCGGCGAGCGGTCTGCTCGATGGCCGGCGCGCCACCACGCACTGGTTCTACGCGAAGCAGCTCGCCGCGGCCTATCCCAAGGTGCACGTCGATCCGGAGCCGATCTTCGTGCGGCACGGCCATGTCGCGACCTCGGGCGGTGTCACCAGCGCGCTCGATCTGACGCTGGCGTTCATCGAGGAGGACCACGGCGCGGAGCTGGCGCGCCGGATCTCCATGGGCCTGGTCACCTATCTGCGCCGGCCCGGCGATCAGGCGCAGGTGAGCGTGTTCGTGGGGAACCCGGAACCCGCGCACCGGCTGGTGCATCGGCTGGTGGAGCACATCCAGGCACATCTGGCCGGTGACCTGAGCATCGAGAAGCTGGGCGCGGCTGTGGGTTTGAGTCAACGGCATCTGACCCGCCTGTTCGTGGCCGAACTCGGCGACACGCCCGCCCGCTATGTGCGACGCGCCCGGGTGGAGGCGGCTGCGCGGCTGCTCACGTCGACGGGATTGCGATTGGACGAGATCGCCGTCCAGTGCGGGTTCGGTTCGGCCGAGACCCTCCGGCAGGCGTTCTCCGCGCAATTCGGTACCGCCCCTTCGGTTTATCGGACACGCAATCGATCCCGCGCAACACCGCCCGCATAA